Within the Aspergillus luchuensis IFO 4308 DNA, chromosome 5, nearly complete sequence genome, the region tggtggaaatCCAGTTCCTGTTACCTTTGTTTTATACCTTCTCTGGCCAGTTTCATGAACATGTTCTGAGTTACACATATTGGAAAAGTGATTGAAATTTCAGTTTTGCTAGCTGAGTGATTCCAATTCTATCCTACTAATGGTACAGGAAAAAAAGTATGATCATCGCCGTAACATACATATAAAGCAACTTCAGTCTTTGCTGACTAACCATTTGTCGCAGCCCTAGTCGGTCGAACGCAAtcgaattaaaaaaaaaaaaagggggggagATAGATATGctcgaagaaaaaaaaacggtggagaaaagcaaacacATAAATGGATCAATGGCCACACGTCTAGACTAAACGCGATGTTGCAGTTCCAGGGGTTGGATTCGGAACGCCACGCGACTTCTCGATGTACTCATTGCTCGCAGTCATGTATCTTGTAGCAAAGTATCGGCTGGAGTTCTTGCTCAGCCAGATGGTGAACTTGGACAGTTCTTCACGGAGTCTATTCGTTGACTGGAGGTCCATATTTGTCTGTGCAATGAGCTCGGGCATGGTTGCTATGGAGTATCTGTTAGCCATGTATATGGCAGATTAAGACAAGAAAACCTACCAAAAAGACGAGTCAGGTGCTCTGCACCGTAGATGTCGAGTGGTCCCTTGTCGGCGTAGTCGCCCGAGCCTGCCTCCCACTTTTTGCGGAGAGCCCGGTACTGCTCGCGTTCAAACCGGTACAGGAGGACCTTGTCAAGCGCTTTGTCGAAGTATTCACGTACACCCATAACGACTTCTTCAAGGACGTCCGTATCAGCCGAGCTTGTGCGCTTGGGCTTCTCCTCATTGACGTAGTCGTCCAGGATCTGATTGACCGGGGACTTGGCAGGCAAGGCCACGACTTGCTGGTTCTTGGTGACATTTTCCCAATCATCCACTAGGAGAGACTTCAGATTATCTGGCATTACGATCCTTACTGAAGGCCGCACGTAAAAGCTCTCCTCCTGTGATGACACAGTTAGTATGTGTGATCAACAGTGCTGCCCCGTGTGTGCACCATCACTAGCGGTGTGACAGGCTACAGGGAATATTGAAAGCAAAAATGCAGCAGACTTACCTTTTCGATATCGTTGTCACGAGCTCTCTTGGTTCCGCGGCCAGGCACTGAGGTTTGCCTTTCCTCGCTGCCTCGGGCGGAACTGCGGTCGGagcctcccctcttcttgacAGAGGCTTTGGTGCTCTTCTGGCGGAATGCAGCCTCTGCCTCACGACGAAGAGTGGTGGCTAATTCTCTGTTTTCCTCCGTGAATTTACGAAGGCGGTCTTGGGGAACCCAGTCATCCCAGCTGGAAAGACAGAACAAATGTCAGCAATTGTGGCTCTGACAAGGACACCTCTCCGTTCCGGCGTGATGGTTGGCTTCACCGGCAGAAGGGAAATTGCGCGAACCCCGTCCTTCTGCCATGTAGAGTAGAATCACAATTCCAACCCAAGACAAGAGGTAAGAGAATTCGGGGAGATGAAGGGGATAACACTAGGTTAGACGTACGTATTCTTCCAGCCCTTGTAGTGGACTAGATACTCATAAGGACTCTTACGGTCCTCTGGGTCTGTATGCCTCAGGTCAAGGATCTTGGCCTCGTACAGAATTTCATGATGAAAACAAAGAACCCTCTCGTCCTTCTGGTAGGTCATTTGGCTTGTTGGGGCCATTTTGAGATGAAGTGGCGCGTAGACAGATCAAGGGGTGTCTGCTGTCACTGAGGGGTAGGATGCTGTTATAGCAAATCAAAATACCAGCCACAGGTTTCACCAGCTTGATCGCGAGAAGAAACAAGTAGAAACACGGAGTAGAATGGTGAGACAGGTATTTAAGGTCTCGTCAAGTCAAATTTGCCTCTGCGAAGCACGTGCACTGAGATGAACAGTGATTGAAGCAGGCGAAGAAAATGGCAACTGTGCGCACACAAGCAGGGAAGTGATGTGGCAGATGTGAGCCTTCACTAGGCCTTGCAGACAGCCAGCTTATAATGATTCTGGCTGGTTTGGAAGATAGTTGATTGGCTCCAAGCAGTGTCAGAACCTCCAATATAAGACAGGAGCCGGTGGTCTCACAGTGAATAGCTGGTTATTCCCTGGTTATTTCGGGAAGATGGCCGGAACAAGACGAACCTTTCTGGTCCAATGCCAATTCGAGAGGATAATGGGGTTGCAGAAGTGGTGAGGGTTCAAAGCATGTCGCGGTTgggacaagaagaggaagcggaaCGACTGAATGAGGAACGCGTCCAAAAGGGCAAGTCACGAACTTTCCCGGCTAGTTTTAATTGCTTTGCCCGCCGccatctcatcttcctctttctttattccatcaacaccagcaacGTCTCATCAATTAATCTTGCATACAACCCGGCTACGGTCGTTTACTTCAGCAAGCTGAGCACTGTTACTCAATCATTGTTCCACCCCAGCCACCTTGGTGTTCTGGTAACTTAATCGGCGCAAGACGCGATACACTCCGATTGAGGGTAACACAGCAGCGACAAGACAATATCACCTCAGAAGGTGAAGCAAATAAAGCCTCCAAAAGGCTAACTAGTTGAATTCAGTGTTAGCCATAATTTTATCGTGTGTTGGCTGCGCCATCCTGCTATTCATCCACCATGGCGCCTACGGAATCCTCAATTCTGGGCAATTTTCTGCTCTCACCGGCTCCTTTGCCGACGATCATGTCGTTACAGCAGTTTACTGAGCTCTTCCCAAAGCGTTTGCGGTCTCATCCGCACATAAGGGCGCTCTACCGCGAACTGCAAGAGCTACGGGAAAATGACATG harbors:
- the EAF3 gene encoding MRG family protein (COG:B;~EggNog:ENOG410PMN5;~InterPro:IPR038217,IPR016197,IPR025995,IPR008676, IPR026541,IPR000953;~PFAM:PF05712,PF11717;~go_component: GO:0005634 - nucleus [Evidence IEA];~go_process: GO:0006325 - chromatin organization [Evidence IEA];~go_process: GO:0006355 - regulation of transcription, DNA-templated [Evidence IEA]); its protein translation is MAPTSQMTYQKDERVLCFHHEILYEAKILDLRHTDPEDRKSPYEYLVHYKGWKNTWDDWVPQDRLRKFTEENRELATTLRREAEAAFRQKSTKASVKKRGGSDRSSARGSEERQTSVPGRGTKRARDNDIEKEESFYVRPSVRIVMPDNLKSLLVDDWENVTKNQQVVALPAKSPVNQILDDYVNEEKPKRTSSADTDVLEEVVMGVREYFDKALDKVLLYRFEREQYRALRKKWEAGSGDYADKGPLDIYGAEHLTRLFATMPELIAQTNMDLQSTNRLREELSKFTIWLSKNSSRYFATRYMTASNEYIEKSRGVPNPTPGTATSRLV